A window of Castanea sativa cultivar Marrone di Chiusa Pesio chromosome 1, ASM4071231v1 contains these coding sequences:
- the LOC142622471 gene encoding N(6)-adenosine-methyltransferase MT-A70-like, with protein METQSEGNNQDSTGRMKNLQSRMESQHNTHLDLLASLQTQVPNIVSSLDLSLKVVSFFNNRPFTPTPCLPNPNPIKPTKPTKLPTNAQNATTALNPVGKSESERFSPGFDESGSPLALVRSMVAVCLLGRVPFTPIDSSTVLRKLENDQNATAAEKAALRELGGDSGAIWAVEVALRSMAEDNGGIELEAFEVSGKSRVMVLTIDRTRLMRELPESKQFQENMSLGDGNVNNGGGVFGGHVQRGAMQDMWMGQGGPSHLGGMPPGGIMGPRGPRGMGMMGMSRGVGVHPMHRPSAPLPIGGGGVNTAMLQKPRTEEDDMKDLEALLKKKSFMELQKSKTGEELLDLIHRPTARETAVAEKFKTIGGPNLKEYCTSLTKEDCRRQTGSFMACEKVHFRRIIAPHTDINLGDCSFLDTCRHMKTCKYVHYEIDQMPDVLPPPKPLKRAEYCSEVELGEPQWINCDIRSFRMDILGQFGVIMADPPWDIHMELPYGTMADDEMRTLNVPALQTDGLIFLWVTGRAMELGRECLELWGYKRVEEIIWVKTNQLQRIIRTGRTGHWLNHSKEHCLVGIKGNPEVNRNIDTDVIVAEVRETSRKPDEMYPMLERISPRTRKLELFARMHNTHAGWMSLGNQLRGVRLVDEGLRARFKAAYPDEEVQPLSPPRASAMEVDSGPAAQMRNPFAAADSKSTSTHFTESAVQ; from the exons ATGGAGACCCAATCAGAGGGTAACAACCAAGACAGCACAGGTCGAATGAAGAACCTCCAATCTCGAATGGAGTCCCAACACAACACCCATCTCGACCTCCTCGCTTCTCTCCAAACCCAAGTCCCAAACATCGTTTCCTCCCTCGATCTCTCCCTCAAAGTCGTCTCCTTTTTCAACAACAGACCTTTCACTCCCACACCTTGTCTCCCAAACCCCAACCCCATCAAACCCACAAAGCCTACCAAATTGCCCACCAATGCTCAAAACGCAACGACTGCGTTAAATCCTGTTGGGAAATCTGAGAGTGAGAGGTTTAGTCCTGGTTTTGATGAGAGTGGGAGTCCGTTAGCTTTAGTGAGGTCTATGGTGGCTGTTTGTTTGTTGGGGAGAGTACCCTTTACGCCTATAGACTCGTCCACGGTGTTGAGGAAGTTAGAGAATGACCAGAATGCGACTGCGGCTGAGAAAGCTGCGTTGAGAGAGTTGGGTGGTGATTCTGGGGCTATATGGGCTGTAGAGGTGGCTTTGAGATCAATGGCTGAGGATAATGGTGGGATTGAGTTAGAGGCTTTTGAAGTGAGTGGAAAATCTAGAGTCATGGTTTTGACAATTGATAGGACTAGGCTTATGAGAGAATTGCCTGAAAGTAAGCAGTTCCAGGAAAATATGAGTTTAGGTGATGGGAATGTGAATAATGGTGGAGGAGTGTTTGGAGGGCATGTGCAAAGGGGGGCAATGCAGgatatgtggatggggcagggTGGGCCGTCGCATTTGGGTGGTATGCCACCAGGTGGGATAATGGGGCCGAGGGGTCCTAGAGGTATGGGGATGATGGGGATGAGTAGAGGGGTTGGTGTGCATCCAATGCATAGGCCGAGTGCACCATTGCcgattggtggtggtggggtgAACACTGCAATGCTGCAGAAGCCTAGGACTGAAGAGGATGACATGAAGGATCTTGAGGCTTTGTTGAAGAAGAAGTCTTTTATGGAGTTGCAGAAATCAAAGACTGGTGAGGAGCTTCTGGACCTCATTCACCGCCCCACTGCTAGGGAAACTGCTGTGGCTGAAAAG ttCAAAACCATAGGTGGTCCAAACCTGAAGGAGTACTGTACATCCCTAACAAAAGAGGATTGCCGGCGTCAAACTGGTTCCTTTATGGCGTGTGAGAAG GTTCATTTTCGGCGAATCATTGCCCCACATACTGACATCAATTTAGGGGACTGCTCTTTTCTAGATACTTGTCGTCACATGAAG ACATGCAAATATGTTCATTACGAGATAGACCAAATGCCAGATGTGCTTCCTCCTCCCAAACCACTAAAGCGTGCTGAATATTGTTCAGAAGTTGAACTTGGTGAACCACAATGGATTAATTGTGATATCCGTTCATTTAGAATGGACATTTTGGGGCAATTTGGAGTTATAATGGCAGATCCACCATGGGACATTCATATGGAATTGCCTTATGGCACAATGGCTGATGATGAAATGCGCACTCTGAATGTTCCTGCATTGCAGACTGATGGACTAATTTTTCTATGGGTCACTGGACGTGCAATGGAGCTTGGACGTGAATG TTTAGAACTTTGGGGGTACAAGCGTGTCGAGGAGATCATTTGGGTGAAGACTAATCAACTTCAGCGAATAATTAGAACGGGAAGGACGGGCCACTGGCTAAATCACAGTAAGGAGCATTGCCTTGTTGGAATAAAGGGAAATCCAGAAGTAAATAGGAATATTGATACTGATGTCATTGTTGCTGAGGTTCGAGAGACAAGCCGTAAGCCAGATGAG ATGTATCCCATGCTGGAGAGGATAAGTCCTAGGACAAGAAAGCTGGAATTGTTTGCTCGCATGCACAACACTCATGCAGG ATGGATGTCACTTGGTAATCAATTGCGTGGAGTACGTTTAGTTGATGAAGGTCTGCGAGCAAGGTTCAAGGCTGCTTACCCTGATGAAGAGGTGCAGCCCCTTTCCCCTCCCAGAGCTTCTGCCATGGAAGTAGACTCTGGTCCTGCCGCTCAAATGAGGAATCCCTTTGCAGCAGCTGACTCGAAGTCCACATCCACCCATTTTACAGAATCTGCAGTTCAATAA